Proteins from a genomic interval of Insulibacter thermoxylanivorax:
- a CDS encoding ABC-three component system middle component 6, with protein sequence MQNTGEALGEIMIINVDREPKYSLYYIGAVILDELKINGKMMPIEQLFENIRAKIDKNLHVDFLYYALDWLFLVSLIKLDEDRIVLC encoded by the coding sequence ATGCAAAATACTGGAGAAGCCTTAGGTGAAATTATGATCATTAATGTTGATCGAGAACCTAAATATTCGTTGTACTATATTGGGGCGGTTATTTTAGATGAACTAAAAATAAACGGTAAGATGATGCCTATCGAGCAGTTATTCGAAAATATCCGAGCAAAAATCGATAAGAATCTACATGTTGATTTTCTATACTATGCACTCGATTGGCTATTTTTGGTGTCTCTAATAAAACTTGATGAGGACAGGATTGTATTATGCTAA